Part of the Cottoperca gobio chromosome 1, fCotGob3.1, whole genome shotgun sequence genome, tggtgctctactGTGAAGGTTTGCATCGTATTAAAGAGACATCGCACAACaattttggacaacaatggaggaATACGTCACAGAGAAAGTTATTTCTGGTTTGGATATAGGAACAATGCTTGTAGAtagaaataacaaaatgttgtttggttgctgacaataagaaaaacacagaatatcAACAGTGTGAACCATTTAGACCCACAAGTACTGTCTTTTAAGTACAAATATGAAGTATTTTTAATGTGAGTATTTGCATTGTATAGTATTTCTAATCCTATGTTAAGTACATTTCATCATTTTGACAGCTATAGTTTACTTTTTGCGTTTGTTTGATTTGACAACATtgtaataaatgatcaaattcAACATATCAGATTTTGTCATCGATAGAAAGATACTAGATGAGTGTGAATACTGACTCAGcaatattgatttaaaagatGCGAATGGGAGGGATCTTCAAATGCTCTTCAGCAACTCTGATCTTCTAGTCCTTCATACAATCGGCTACAGACTTCATTTAAGCTTTCAAAATGGTCATAAGACTTTGAAGTATTAAACTTGTATCCAGCTTTTTGAGATCTTTCACCGTTTTTGAATTATCACTGTTTAAAGTTTGGGCTTTTTCTGCCTCTGTGTCAGCTTCTTGTTACGTCCGGACCTCTTTCTTCAAACAATCAGGGCTGCACAGCTGTTCCAGTTGTGAACACACCCTGTGGGACTGgtggtaaaaatgttttactagaTCTCTTCCTGAGAAGATAATTGTTTCAAACCACACACAGTTGATTTGAAAAAGTACAGTTTACAGACGTGTGATGTTCATAGGTCCACAGTTTGCCATCTTACTAGCATCTTTCCCTGTTTTCCTTATAATTATCACTTCCATCCTTCCTTCCCTGGGATCTTTCctttttccccattttattaaataatggaaaCAACTCTTTCAgtgcctctctctgcctcttcttccCTCCAGATGATTGAAAGTGTgtaacaaatgtataattatgttaggatatctctctctcccttttaaCTTTGAATTAAGCCAATCAAGCTGGAGTGCTCGGTGGCCACCTCGTGGGTACTTCAGGTTTAGTGGTTCGACTCCCGAGCGCTATTTAAGAAAAAACCTATTGACGCACACAAAGTTAATACTAACACAGATCACAAGGTTGAAGTGCAACTGCTTCTGCCTCACCTTCTCCAGtgtgaagatgtttttttccaactctctaataaagtGTCAGCACAGAGGCCCAGGGGCACAACACGCTCTGGCTTAGTGTTCATTCAATCTGATGAGATTCTGTATTTAATTTGTCATTGCCACAGATGTTCgcaaagatttattttgtatactATATTATTTAACAGTTTTTTCTGGGATGACAAGCATAATTTTAATTAATGGCAACtacatatattttcatattcttGTTTTATATGGGAACTACATAACATGGGGCATATTGCCTGTAttgttgttcatttaaattaaCGAAGTGATACCCTGTAAGAAAGTGAAGTGATgcgtttgtctgtgtttttattttatttatttattttccaagcAGTCATTAAAGTGGACAGTTACACAGAAGTTGCATGCTAACCAGCGGTAAAACATTATAATTTTTTGAAATGATACTTTACAGATTAAATGACCTCAAatagctgcaacattaaaatgctgctgattgtccggcagtggctcagtcagtgggggcttggactgtgagccgtaaggttgctggttcaagtcaccgacccgaCCTAAAAAAATGGaatgtgactgctacttggagaggtcccagatcacctcctgccctgctgtggtgcccttgagcaaggcaccagacatccccctcactcccattgcttcCCAGGTGCTGTACATTAGCttcccactgctcctagtagactcctggtactaggatgggttaaaagcagagaacaaatgtcactgtgtgtgctgtgtgctctgcatgtgtgaccattaaaaagagggtttcatctcTCTAATATCTTAATGAATCAGCAATAACTAACCAgtaatattgtacatttactAAATAACACACTGAAAGTCTGCCATATTGCAAAAGGACATTTTGGAATGCAGGACATATTTTTTTTTGGTATTACCTTTCTGTGAGTATAGGATCTATCCAAGTTATTATTTTACCGGTGTCTATCTCGTACAGTACTAAGATACTAGGAGCATATTGTCCTCGTGGTGCTTTAAAACTAGAGCAACAAACTCCCTCATTTAATGGCGCTGTATTGACGAAAAACTGCCAATAGTCTGTCGAGCCCTCCACCCCAGCGCTCACAGTGGGGAATGCATATATGAATGTAGTGAAAGTTACGTCCACTGATTGGTCAGGGGTCCAGACAGAAACGCTGCATTAATAGAAGGAAGGAGAACCAGAACATTGCTGCTGCTGATATGCTAACATCTATTTACACTTACCTTGTTATCATTATTAGGGTAATTGTCAGTAGCAGTTAATATTCACAAATTATTGCAGTGCCTAATTGTTCTTTAAAGCTCTACAATACCTCCAGTATTCTCCTGATTTCTTATGCAGGAGTTGTAGAACATGTGCATGTATACTTACTTTTTAACAGTGCTCATTTTGGGTGAAACAAAACAGTATTCACTCTGAATGTGTGCCAAAATGTTTCAGTGGCACAAACATGTCCTCTAATAGCCTTTAATTGATTGACAGTGGTCAATGTCACACTCACTTTGCACACGAATACTAAAGTACAATAAGCTTCAAAGTAAAGCTTTCACATGGTATTCTTCTTCGGATCGTAATGTTCAGTTGTTAATGTCTGGGGTTAGGACATTGCTCTTTCATTAGCAAATAAATTGCTGTCCCTGGTTACGTTTTTAAATTGATCAAAGCAAATAGCCCCGAGCCCTGACACGAGTTCTGACACACCACAGACGCAGCTGTGAAAAGAGCTGACGACAACTCGGCAGCTGAACCGTTGCCTTGATATGTTCAAAAGAAATATGCAGTGGGTGACGTGACAAATGTTATGTCAAAATGTAATCACCAAATGACATTCAAGTCTGAAGGCACACAACACAACGCCACGGCCACACGATGAGCCCACAGCTCCTCATTTAGCAGAATGTTTCTCTAGGatcagaggagagaacagaCGGGGGTCAAGATTAGTCTCTGTGGAAATATGCATCACAAGCAgatgaagcatttaaaaaaataaacttgtgtGTGGGTTACTGTGTTCTTTGACAGCTATTACTGTAAAGCACATGCTGATTTAATAACATGTGCACAATATGCCTAATGGGGTCCCAGCGGTGTTTTTGTATCAGGCTGAACCTTTTGCTTTTTGCCCTCAAACTTGAATCATTGTATTCCTTTTCAAAATATGTCTTTCAGGGTCGTTCTTTGAGCCTTTTGCTTTaggattaattaatataatcaccatgtccctggttcaattcTGGCTGGGGACCTTTTTGTTGTGTGACATCCACCTCTCTCTTCTAGTCAGTCAACAAAGCCCAAAAATGCTAggaaataatgtattttcttgtAAGCGTTACATTTCTTACACTAGTGAGTGAGGTTTCCATCATCATAAGGTGGATATCAAAAAATGGAAACTGAGCAACAATTTTAACGTAAACAATGTACACTGTGgtctttatttttcctttcattatcttgttattaaaacaaatgaccTGTCATGGTTACATGGTTTCTAAATACAGTATTTCTTGTGCATCTATCTTCCCACTGGTTGTTCCCTGCATGTATCACATGTGGCCTTTCAATCACAATGTAATGGCAAGACGTCCCCCGTgctgtgataaaaaaaactctCAAATTGCACAGTCGGTTGACAACTGGAAAGCCCTTCAGGGTTTTTCAGCAGTGATcaaatactgtagttactgaGGCTTTGCTCTATTACTggctttttctctccttttctcctaaTAGACTAATTCTCTCTGGGGAAAATATACTTTCAATATCAACTTACATTGAggtcttttaaataaatgttacagtTCATACATAAAGAAATGCCACAGTAGACTTCCAACTGAAGTcaaaaacacaatcaaatgtttaaattgCCCTATTATCAGTATTCATATGTATACCCGTTCGTTCAGATGATCTAAATCACTGAATATGTATGCTCTATTGTCACACCGCAAAAACTGTTGAATTATTAAACTGAGTCCCCATCATGACACTTGACATCATGACAGTATTTACATATCCTTGGGGGAAAAAACTTCAAAATTGTCAGTGTCTCATGAATTTCTATCGGCTTTAACACGGAGAATTgcacagcagagaaaagaaatCATTTGATTTACATAGGCTGGGCCTGACACAAAGTCCCTTGTTTCAAACCACTACAACATCAATCATTTTAACAACATCttgcaataattaaatattgttttaataaggATAAGTTTAGGTTTTGTTCCTGTACCACGAAACCCTCTCGATTTCTCAAGTTTACCTTTACTGTCAGCTGGATTTGAAAACATCAGGTAAACGGTGAGAATATGATGTTTGgttaaccttttaaaaaatgttaattatttgtATGAATCTGTATCCATTCGTACACATTACAAATAACTTTAGAATTTCAGGATTTGTGAAATGGTACaattatgttttcttctgttgtaCAGTATAATGCATCCACATGACGCAACATTTTGACACATTACATGGACTGCAATCACTACACTCCTCTGCAGTGCAGAGGAGTGTAGTGACAATGTTCTATTACTTACCtcaaaaatcaaaaatgtaaactgAGGAAAATTCACTTGACTGTGAACTGGGGAGTTCATATTGgcatctttatatatcatatggGTGTTGTTTCAAATAACTAAAATGATTCTGGCCATATGCTTCTGTACAGTGAGTCTGTAGTGTCTGCTGAACAGCTTTACTGGATTGATTGGATCAGATCAGCCTTTGAAAAACATATAACGGTACCCGTTTAGAGGTTACCAGAGCACTAAAGGCCATGAAAGCAGATGAAGGACGTGTATCCAATTTGAACATTTGGATGTCTGGAGGGAACTTCAGTCTGTtagttgtgaatattaatttGACAGAAAGGGGGAAAGTCACAGCCATTCAGTTACAGGTGCGGTGCACTGTCAGGATGATTTAAGAGAACACACAATTTGACTGTGGTGGAAAACCTAACAGGAGGAGGTGAGGCTAAACTGTATGGGCTTGAAAGGATAGTGTCTTTGCAACACACACTGCCTGCAATATTTTAATATCCTGTTTGTGGCTTCTTCAAAACGCTGCTGACACAAGATCATCTGAAAGATCACAAAAGATAAAGATGACTGACTGTATACCATGAAGACAGACAACACGGTCCATCCCTTATTCATGAAGTTTAAAACAGCAGCCACAAGTATCACTCAATCTCTTTCATCGTGTGTGCCACTTGTGCGTCATTGAGTGCGCACGGTGCCCTGCctgttgatgctgctgctgctgctgctggaggagaggCTGTGCGCTCACACCCACATTCAACAGGCAGTGGATGCTACTTGTTACATGTTTCACCGCGTTTTGATTCATATTACTTTATACTGAAAAGTGCAGAACGGTTGGAGATATTCACTGTAGGGATCTGAGgaggaaatatgtgtgtgttttagggaCGGTGTTGGGCTTAAATTGCGCGCAATGGTGCATACACGCAAATCCTCTCTCGCCATTCTAGCTTTGCACCTCAGTGAGTAGATTTGACTCGTGAAACAACCAACGCATTTACTATACTAGGGGggaaaggagaagaggatgGCAGCTCCACACAACGGATCCAACATAACGGGGAACTACACCAACCAGTTTGTGCAGCCGCCGTGGCGCGTCGCTCTCTGGTCCATAGCCTACAGCACTGTGCTGGCGGTGGCGGTGTTTGGAAACCTCATAGTGATATGGATCATTCTTGCCCACAAGCGTATGAGGACTGTGACCAACTATTTTCTTCTAAACTTGGCGTTTTCGGACGCATCAATGGCCGCGTTTAACACTTTGATAAACTTTGTCTACGCCGCCCACGGGGAGTGGTACTTCGGGGAAGGGTACTGCAAATTCCACAACTTCTTCCCGGTCACATCTGTGTTTGCAAGCATCTACTCCATGACTGCGATAGCTGTGGACAGGTGGGCTTGTGAAATGCTGCAAGAAGTACATTTAACGAATGACTAATTATGCTTAATCGTCCCCACGCCCCCCCATGTGTGGCTAGATGTAAtgcgttgttgttttttatactaAATGttgaatcattttcattttagattATATTTACATGCATCTCTGTGTAAATCGGGACTATATTGGGATTAATTCATAAGCAATTAGTTTGTGTATTTGAAGAACAAAGGGGTGAAAGCAATAAAGCCATTGTAATAGAGATGACATTAAACGCAGTTTAACcatcaaagaaaacaatgaaatatcCTGATCACATGCACAGAACataaatattttgaaaagctGACGTGTAAAAAAAGGCCTGGTCAACTAAAGACTTTCATGTCAAGTGCTTAACACGTGATGTTTTGGACATCTTGTTTGATTATTCCACTTGGTTACTTTCTACCAGCAGTGGCGGAAAATTGGAtcttctgctttaaaaaaactcaTATCAGTGTTATGTATTGCTTGAAGACAAAGTGCACTCCATTTGGCAATGCTTATGCAGTTCAAGTCATTTAATGTTCTAGCGTGTGCCCTCATGCTCCTAAGAACTTACTTATATGGAGTTCCTGTCCgtttaattatcattatttcaTTACAGTTTATGCTCCCTGCTGATTTAAGTAGCCTCCACATTTATTTCAGCTCCCAGTTGAGGGTGATGTCTAGTTGTTTGTGATTTGCATTACTATAATGGAAAGGCGGTTTCCCAGCAGGGTAGTTGCCATCTCACCCATGATGAGCCTATtccaaatatttcattttacatttcactgcCAATCAATCATAGactggaaatgttgttttccaaaGAGTCTGCACTGCAGTCAATTCCGCTTTGTGTGCCAACACCCTAGAAAAGATCCCCCATGTCCTCCATGCTTTTATGCTCTCTGACTCTGGTTTACTGCCACATGAACTCATACTATTTATCTTCTTTGCTCTTTTACACTTCTTTCTTTGTTgatccatctttctcttttcctgccCCCGTCGTTTCCAGTAATGCAGTGATGCAGTCATCGCTATCAGTCGGGCTTTGATACTGATCAGCGGGCCATCATACGTCATAATGTTTGAATAAAGGGATTAGACTGATGAAGGAAGGAACCACTGGCCgaacataatgaaaacaaaatgctgaaTGCACGCACAGTGTGCGTCTGCAGCTATCGTACAAGTGTCACAGTGAGTTGTGTTGTTCTGTGAGGTGTTTTCTTCCTCCACTACTTCTCCTTGACACACAAGGGGCTCAATGTTTTTTCTGAGGACGTGCTCATTTTGGGTACTCTACAGCAACttgcatgtttgtatttttggcCCGCAGTGTCTGTTTGATTCTGTCACTGTGTACTGAGAAAGAGAACATCGGCATGACCTAAATGATGTAGATGTAACCTCGGGTCATGCTTTTCCTAACCCCAGTATGGTGCTGTCTCCGCTCTGATGTCTTGAAATGGCATGAGGCCACAGTTCGTGATCATCTGTGAATTTGTCCTTCCTGTTGACTCTCTACTGCCAAGTGTGTTTCCTTAGGCACTGGAACAAAATTAACGCAGGTTGCTGTCTAAGTGGTCACCGGTGAAGCTTTGAGGCTTTTTGTGATAAAATGGTGTCGGATGgtgccttttttttgtgtgcaggTAGAACTGAAAGACACTAAAGTCTCACACCGCTGAGAATATCAAGTGCTATTTGCTGTTTTCGGTTCACTATGAACTCATGCAGATTATGGTTTAATTTGTGACATTCCTGCATCCACCCCAATAAAATATAGGTTAATGGGAATtttgcatcagcagcagcaaaaaAATCAACAACAGCAAAGTGCCTTTCCAGAGATAATGTTCCTGTTACTCTGGATGATCCACAGTCTTTGGCGTAACTACTTTCAGGAGGAGAAATGGGTTGCGGTTGAATTGTCATAAGAAATGACGTCCTTTGTGTTTTCCTAACTTGTTTTCCTTGAACTCGATGAAAAAACgtcatgaggtcaaggaaagatgtaATGGAGAATTCATCAGGTCTTAGGAAAAGACAAACGAGGTGCCAAGAGAATCCAACTGCACTTACACAACCGATGTTTTTatcagtttttttgttttctagcAACTTGATTTATAACAAATAGAAAACGAGTGAGCTGCAGTGCTAAACTCAATGCTATACAATTCAAGTAAGGATTCTTCTCCAAATCAGAACCTCACCTCTCAAGAAGGATGTTTTTCATTTGGAATGGTGCGTCACATTAAATGTTGCTGAAATGTGGGACAGCATtatcttctttccttttgtaaAGCATGGTCCACTGTTCCCTTTGCTAAATGAGATAAGAAAGGAAAGATTTATGCATCTTTTCTCATCATTTACATAATTCGACCGGCTCgtatcatggctgccacttaatACTACTCAGTTAGCAACCTTCCTAAGCAAGAAAGACTATTCATCCGCAACTATAGTCTCCATGAAAACCGTTGACAGTGATATCTGTGAAGTAAAGTGTAATGGGGGTAATTGTTCCTGAAAGGAGATGATGAACAAAACCCAAACAATCTGCATTGCTAGATACTATTTGTGGTGTCATGTGAGCTGACCctttaagtattttttaaagatgctGTGAAGTGAGAATGTCTCAAATATTAAACACACTCCTCAACTCTGAAGACAGATGAGCCAGCACTTGACATTTAGCTGTGAGCATAATGTTGGGCTACTTGTGTTGGAAGGCTCATCCAAGGTCATCTCTGCTAGTTAAACACTGGGCGGTAATAAAGTGAGTGTTTAGCTTGTGTTGTCACAAGGCAATGACATGGTTTCAAAACAATACGTTGTCGGAATGCTTTCATGCAGTTTAAGGCGTACCAGACTCCCAGGTTGAACAAAAGAATGgggaaattatttattaattctctgctgcatgtgtgtgtgtgtgtgtgtgtgtgtgtgtgtgtgtgtgtgtgtgtgtgtgtgtgtgtgtgtgtgtgtgttcaattaTTACTGGCTAGACCCCAAGTTGGTCTAGATGAAAGAGGAGTTACGTCAAGGCCAGATGAGGAAAATGAGGAGTTACATTGTTCAGCGGTTACAAGTCTATTAGATCAGCCACCATTGTGCATGCTCCTTGGATCCCAAATAACACATACTGCTGTAGCACACACTTGATTGGACAACTAATAATCTATTCACACACTGCCAAACACAAGGGCCAAAGAGACACATGGAATACATGTCAAGCAATTACCAACGAATAGACGGGGCATCTTTCTTGTTGTCCCTCAGAGAGTTCCAGTGACTGAGGTGACGTGACGAGACACATTCTTTACCATTTAATGAAGATTGAATTTCTGCCGCTAGGCCTGCGTTAACAGCAATTTGAAAATCATGAAGTATCCTGAGTTGGATGTATATTCAGCTGGTTCAAACTAAATCTCATCACAGTTTCTTGGAATGAATCACACATCGATTTCACTGAAAATCAAACACCACCGTGAAATTGTATTACAATTACACATGTATGCTGTCGCGTCTTTCAACACAATTTTGTCTTTCTGACCTGCAGGTACATGGCCATCATCCATCCTCTGAAGCCTCGTCTGTCGGCGAAGGCCACCACAGGAGTTATCGTCTGTATCTGGAGTCTGGCCATAGTTCTggccttccctctctgctacTTCTCCACTACCCGAATTCTGCCCCGCAGGACCCTCTGCTACGTGGCCTGGCCCCGCATGGCTGACGACCCCTTCATGTAAGAAATATTTAGTAGCTTGCTTTAATACCAGGCAGTGTAGCGCAGTCCTTTCTACTTCAGGTAGTCGTTGCAACAGCTTTGTCTAAGTTCATGTAGTCGAAATAGGTGAGTTTTCAGACATCAATGACCATTTTGgggccaggatagcaaacaggcgggttttatttgaggggtatctgggtcccactcgcagtgagtgAGTAGCGAGCTGATTGAccgatgcagagcaaagtgagcgagccggggtgtatggtttgaccatgacctggatgtaggaaggggctgatccattcacagcatggtaggccagcaccagagtcttgaagcagatttgggcagccactggtaaccagtgaagggagcggaggagcggtgcattgtgggagaacttgtgtaggttgaagaccagtcaggctgctgcattctggatgagctgtagataTAGTGCTTTGTGACAAAGTTCAGATCAAACCTACATTCATCTGGTGCAACAGGTACAATAAGTACATGAGGCTCAACCTTAGTTGATAGTATGATATAAAACCTAATGAGTATGAAATTAAATATGAGTGtaaatattttagaaatgtaaacaCTCTTgtgctttctttcctttttcttcctaGGTATCATATCATAGTGACAGTTCTGGTGTACGTGCTTCCCTTAGTGGTGATGGGCATCACTTACACCATCGTGGGGGTGACTCTGTGGGGAGGGGAGATCCCAGGAGACTCATCTGATAACTATCACGGACAGCTCAGGGCCAAAAGGAAGGTAAGCATCCTTGAGTGAAAAATAGTACATCATTCAATCAAGAATTCAGATATGACAGGGGGCAGCTCAATTAGTAACTGTGAACATCATTGTCTTCGAATTCCACAAGTCAGAGAACCATGAATTATCTGTAATTATCTGCCACTGAGCAGCCTGTGGCTCCAGGTAATTATTATCTCACTTTTGGAAATAGGGACAGGAAAAGGACCATTTGAGGCAATATGCCGTTTGGACTAGACATCTGGGAGTTTTCCAATTGTTGATCTTTTTTGTAAGGcattcaaaacacacatttcaaggCAGAACAATTATCTATCTTGATGTTACTGTGTGCCTTTAGGATTTAAGCCTCCATCTCTGATAATTTAATAGCTCTtgcaaaaaaacatgtattacaCACGCAGCAGACACAGGACTATTTAGAAAcagtaaacattgtttttcttcactaAAACAAGAACACTGGGCTCTTTAAAGGAATGAATAAAAATAGGAGTATTACATTCGACTCCCAGTGGTGTGATGGAAAAAAAATAAGCTCAACAAATATAAAAGTTTTCTACCTTTGCTTACAATATAACGTGTCTCTGTCAGGTTGCATTTAAGTGAGAACATCAGCTACAGCATATTGCATTCAAcaagaaaaaatacttttgccttctgtgtgtgtgcgcagcaGGTAGACACACTGCACTGTGAATCAACTACTGAAGCATCacttacaaataaaaagatataataCTTGGCAATCGACTAACCCTGTCTGTTAAGTCTAATACATGTTATAGTGGTTGTCCATTTCTCTTTACatcttcatttgaaaacattacTTTGCTTCTGATTTGGTCACCTCGCTGTATAATTTCCAgaattatacatataatatatatataataacagaaTTGGTGCCTATGAATACAGTGTTCAAAGTTGTCTTTTTTATTGCTTTCACCTTTTACTGAGAGTCAGTATTGGCGTCACCAAGATGATCATTATTTCTGAGTCTTCAAGAGAGAAGATGGGTCTATGGGGTGACGTCTGAGTCTGTGAAGATCAATAAGTGAAAATGAATAGTTGTGTCTTGGTGTGTAGGTTGTTTGAGCACAGGAGTATTCAGGTTGTGTCCATCTGTTTTACTGTCATACATCAAACAGCCAATTTCAAGTGCAGTTTGCATATTTTTGCACGTGTGTAAATTGTGAATCTTAACATTTTGAAgatgaaacatgtttaaatttCAACTTCCACCCTGTCCTTATCACTGGTTTACAAGGTACAGCTTCTTTTTCTTGGGGATGAATGTCATGCAGGTTGAGAGTTTTGTGCTTGCAAGCTATGGTCAGAAAAGGTTACAGAAAGGAGAGAACAGCCCGAGGCAACACTGTCAAGCATCACAGAACTAGCTGGCTCAAAAGCCAATGTTCCTACTCTACTCAAGACTTGTGGcaaaaaagactaaataaataaaatcccaaaaccatccccaaaacaaacatgaaatgtGTGGAAAac contains:
- the tacr3a gene encoding tachykinin receptor 3a, giving the protein MAAPHNGSNITGNYTNQFVQPPWRVALWSIAYSTVLAVAVFGNLIVIWIILAHKRMRTVTNYFLLNLAFSDASMAAFNTLINFVYAAHGEWYFGEGYCKFHNFFPVTSVFASIYSMTAIAVDRYMAIIHPLKPRLSAKATTGVIVCIWSLAIVLAFPLCYFSTTRILPRRTLCYVAWPRMADDPFMYHIIVTVLVYVLPLVVMGITYTIVGVTLWGGEIPGDSSDNYHGQLRAKRKVVKMMIIVVVTFALCWLPYHVYFIVTGLNKSLIRWKYIQQVYLSVLWLAMSSTMYNPIIYCCLNSRFRAGFKQAFRWCPFINVSSYDELELRSTRLHPTRQSSMYTLSRMDTTVVVVYDPVEGDGGSSGRKQSLSSKKRNYITSRHTEITGCNGGSAQTQNGGAPSAQPEEFS